The Primulina eburnea isolate SZY01 chromosome 13, ASM2296580v1, whole genome shotgun sequence genome includes a region encoding these proteins:
- the LOC140810246 gene encoding uncharacterized protein yields MSVDNFQGHPVPIVPKAVMAMMRNSMNADISYYKAWKGKELADNMLKGDPTQSFTKLSCYLHMVEQMNPGSITDIFVDEENRFKYMFLAFGACVRGYRSMRKVVSIDGTWLKGKYNGVLLVASAQDGNYHQYPLAWGVVDVECTSSWSWFLTKLLEVVPDEDELVIISDRHQGIINAVSTVYRNAHHGHCTWHLSQNMKTRCKKKGATEMFLHIAKIYKTFEFDIAYNEFRNRYPEAAQYLDERDSLDRWTRAYCPKTRYNIMTTNRVESINARLLEERKLPIIALLDSLQRLASSWFARYRHASIASNTNLTSTIEGILRSRFTDAQGMKVFELGRMEFDVRSRGHSAIVDLESKRCTCRVFDIDRIPCAHAIAASWLANIDLYDMCSQYYSTVSWCMAYSETVYPVPEENEWPRNINFPLVLPPLLEKRVGRRKQNRFPSIGEFSKR; encoded by the coding sequence ATGTCGGTGGATAATTTCCAAGGTCATCCAGTGCCTATTGTACCAAAAGCGGTGATGGCGATGATGCGCAATAGTATGAATGCTGATATATCATACTACAAGGCTTGGAAAGGGAAAGAACTAGCAGACAATATGTTGAAAGGTGATCCTACGCAGAGTTTTACAAAATTGAGCTGTTATTTGCACATGGTTGAGCAGATGAATCCAGGAAGCATAACAGACATATTTGTCGACGAGGAAAATCGATTCAAGTATATGTTTCTTGCTTTTGGTGCATGCGTTAGAGGATATCGAAGTATGCGAAAAGTTGTATCAATTGATGGTACGTGGTTGAAGGGCAAGTATAATGGTGTTTTATTGGTGGCATCGGCACAAGATGGAAATTATCACCAATATCCTTTGGCGTGGGGAGTCGTAGATGTCGAGTGTACTTCTTCGTGGAGTTGGTTTTTAACGAAGTTGTTAGAAGTAGTACCAGACGAGGATGAATTGGTGATAATTTCTGACAGGCATCAAGGGATCATTAATGCAGTTTCTACCGTCTATAGAAATGCGCATCATGGGCATTGTACGTGGCATTTATCCCAAAACATGAAGACAAGATGCAAAAAGAAGGGTGCAACCGAAATGTTTTTGCACAttgcaaaaatttataaaactttCGAGTTTGATATTGCATACAATGAGTTTAGGAATAGATATCCTGAGGCAGCGCAATATTTGGACGAGAGAGACTCACTTGATAGATGGACTCGAGCTTATTGTCCGAAGACCCGTTACAATATTATGACGACAAACAGGGTTGAGTCAATCAATGCTAGACTGCTTGAAGAAAGGAAGCTGCCAATCATTGCACTGTTAGATTCCTTGCAGAGACTGGCATCATCTTGGTTTGCCCGATATCGCCACGCATCAATTGCAAGTAACACTAACTTGACCTCTACGATCGAGGGGATCCTTCGTAGCAGGTTCACAGATGCCCAAGGAATGAAAGTTTTTGAATTAGGACGTATGGAGTTTGATGTTAGGAGTCGTGGACATTCGGCCATAGTGGACCTCGAATCAAAAAGATGCACATGTCGagtttttgatattgatagaatCCCATGTGCTCATGCCATCGCAGCTAGTTGGTTAGCGaatattgatttatatgatATGTGTTCACAGTACTATTCTACAGTGTCATGGTGCATGGCTTACTCAGAGACTGTGTATCCCGTTCCAGAAGAAAATGAATGGCCACGCAACATCAATTTTCCATTGGTGTTGCCTCCTTTGCTAGAGAAGAGAGTTGGCAGAAGAAAACAAAACAGATTTCCTTCGATTGGTGAATTCAGCAAGAGATAG